The following proteins are encoded in a genomic region of Arachis ipaensis cultivar K30076 chromosome B02, Araip1.1, whole genome shotgun sequence:
- the LOC107624449 gene encoding transcription factor bHLH57 isoform X1, which produces MESLQGPLNSCFFGESHLELNYLEQQGLVLDSESALRLEEEEEQVLMISSLEDNMPFLQMLQSVEYSPNYSSQQQCFFPFKDPTNFQTLLRLQHLKNHNNNNNNNNNVQELDQKSCVTHDVMVEMQQQQQQQQSHSPVKSESYELHQQHHQASASASCCVENNNNNTTPTKAITAATEKCGGRGNSNTQEVCQKSQQVGSVATTTRERKKRKRTRPAKNKEDVENQRMTHIAVERNRRRQMNDHLSVLRSLMPPSYIQRGDQASIIGGAIDFVKELEQLLQSLEAQKRMRRKNNNNNSSNKNEDAIGFGSSSNSSSTTNGGYDGIMRSSTTSLSLLSTEEGNFGGGGGNGDELKAENKSESAEIEVTLIQTHVNLKIQCKRRHGQLVKAIVALEDLRLSILHLNITSSSDDSVLYSLNLKIEEGCRLRSANEIAEAVHHIFNFING; this is translated from the exons ATGGAGAGCCTCCAAGGACCCCTCAATTCATGT TTCTTTGGTGAGTCACATTTGGAATTGAACTATTTAGAGCAACAAGGTTTGGTTTTGGATTCAGAATCAGCATTGaggcttgaagaagaagaagaacaagtctTAATGATATCAAGCTTAGAAGATAACATGCCATTCCTTCAAATGCTTCAGAGTGTGGAATATTCTCCAAACtactcatcacaacaacaatgcTTCTTCCCTTTCAAAGATCCAACAAACTTTCAAACTCTTCTAAGGCTTCAACACTTGAAAaaccataacaacaacaacaacaataataataatgttcaAGAACTTGATCAAAAGAGTTGTGTCACACATGATGTCATGGTAGAgatgcaacaacaacaacaacaacaacaatcacatTCACCAGTGAAATCTGAGAGCTATGAGCTTCATCAACAACACCACCAAGCTTCAGCCTCAGCTTCATGTTGTGTtgagaataataataacaacaccACACCAACAAAAGCTATTACTGCTGCTACTGAGAAGTGTGGTGGAAGAGGAAATAGCAACACTCAAGAAGTGTGCCAGAAATCCCAACAGGTGGGAAGTGTTGCCACAACAACAAgggagaggaagaagaggaagagaacaAGGCCTGCCAAGAACAAAGAAGATGTGGAGAATCAAAGAATGACTCACATTGCTGTTGAAAGAAATAGAAGGCGCCAAATGAATGATCATCTCAGTGTTCTAAGGTCCCTCATGCCCCCTTCCTATATTCAAAGG GGTGACCAAGCTTCAATCATTGGAGGTGCAATTGATTTTGTGAAGGAATTAGAGCAATTGCTTCAATCCCTTGAAGCAcaaaaaaggatgagaagaaagaacaataataataatagtagtaaCAAAAATGAAGATGCTATTGGTTTTGGTTCTTCCTCTAATTCTTCTTCAACAACAAATGGTGGTTATGATGGAATAATGAGATCATCAACAacatcattatcattattatccACTGAAGAAGGAAactttggtggtggtggtggtaatggTGATGAATTAAAAGCTGAGAACAAATCAGAATCAGCAGAGATAGAAGTGACATTGATTCAAACACATGTGAACTTGAAGATTCAATGCAAAAGGAGGCATGGTCAATTGGTAAAAGCTATAGTTGCTTTGGAAGATCTTAGGCTATCAATTTTGCACCTCAACATTACTTCATCTTCTGATGATTCTGTACTCTACTCCCTCAATCTCAAG ATTGAAGAAGGGTGTAGGCTAAGATCAGCAAATGAGATAGCTGAAGCAGTTCATCACATATTCAACTTCATTAATGGTTAG
- the LOC107624449 gene encoding transcription factor bHLH57 isoform X2: MYLLCSLSAEKFFGESHLELNYLEQQGLVLDSESALRLEEEEEQVLMISSLEDNMPFLQMLQSVEYSPNYSSQQQCFFPFKDPTNFQTLLRLQHLKNHNNNNNNNNNVQELDQKSCVTHDVMVEMQQQQQQQQSHSPVKSESYELHQQHHQASASASCCVENNNNNTTPTKAITAATEKCGGRGNSNTQEVCQKSQQVGSVATTTRERKKRKRTRPAKNKEDVENQRMTHIAVERNRRRQMNDHLSVLRSLMPPSYIQRGDQASIIGGAIDFVKELEQLLQSLEAQKRMRRKNNNNNSSNKNEDAIGFGSSSNSSSTTNGGYDGIMRSSTTSLSLLSTEEGNFGGGGGNGDELKAENKSESAEIEVTLIQTHVNLKIQCKRRHGQLVKAIVALEDLRLSILHLNITSSSDDSVLYSLNLKIEEGCRLRSANEIAEAVHHIFNFING, from the exons aTGTATCTTCTGTGCTCCCTCTCTGCTGAAAAG TTCTTTGGTGAGTCACATTTGGAATTGAACTATTTAGAGCAACAAGGTTTGGTTTTGGATTCAGAATCAGCATTGaggcttgaagaagaagaagaacaagtctTAATGATATCAAGCTTAGAAGATAACATGCCATTCCTTCAAATGCTTCAGAGTGTGGAATATTCTCCAAACtactcatcacaacaacaatgcTTCTTCCCTTTCAAAGATCCAACAAACTTTCAAACTCTTCTAAGGCTTCAACACTTGAAAaaccataacaacaacaacaacaataataataatgttcaAGAACTTGATCAAAAGAGTTGTGTCACACATGATGTCATGGTAGAgatgcaacaacaacaacaacaacaacaatcacatTCACCAGTGAAATCTGAGAGCTATGAGCTTCATCAACAACACCACCAAGCTTCAGCCTCAGCTTCATGTTGTGTtgagaataataataacaacaccACACCAACAAAAGCTATTACTGCTGCTACTGAGAAGTGTGGTGGAAGAGGAAATAGCAACACTCAAGAAGTGTGCCAGAAATCCCAACAGGTGGGAAGTGTTGCCACAACAACAAgggagaggaagaagaggaagagaacaAGGCCTGCCAAGAACAAAGAAGATGTGGAGAATCAAAGAATGACTCACATTGCTGTTGAAAGAAATAGAAGGCGCCAAATGAATGATCATCTCAGTGTTCTAAGGTCCCTCATGCCCCCTTCCTATATTCAAAGG GGTGACCAAGCTTCAATCATTGGAGGTGCAATTGATTTTGTGAAGGAATTAGAGCAATTGCTTCAATCCCTTGAAGCAcaaaaaaggatgagaagaaagaacaataataataatagtagtaaCAAAAATGAAGATGCTATTGGTTTTGGTTCTTCCTCTAATTCTTCTTCAACAACAAATGGTGGTTATGATGGAATAATGAGATCATCAACAacatcattatcattattatccACTGAAGAAGGAAactttggtggtggtggtggtaatggTGATGAATTAAAAGCTGAGAACAAATCAGAATCAGCAGAGATAGAAGTGACATTGATTCAAACACATGTGAACTTGAAGATTCAATGCAAAAGGAGGCATGGTCAATTGGTAAAAGCTATAGTTGCTTTGGAAGATCTTAGGCTATCAATTTTGCACCTCAACATTACTTCATCTTCTGATGATTCTGTACTCTACTCCCTCAATCTCAAG ATTGAAGAAGGGTGTAGGCTAAGATCAGCAAATGAGATAGCTGAAGCAGTTCATCACATATTCAACTTCATTAATGGTTAG